From Triticum aestivum cultivar Chinese Spring chromosome 4A, IWGSC CS RefSeq v2.1, whole genome shotgun sequence, a single genomic window includes:
- the LOC123082792 gene encoding uncharacterized protein: MRIRRAASLLLGVAPSASSSSQPPRRNLPPLPPADAGGPPPCVTNMAVADLMDQLGVQDPVDDKHFKETYFWDGRPSLRRHHPWGSRCHFPATTRANSIEENEEMAVDMLDSVILEPCIVEKNCEKSKSTTTKGEEEKNKTKLKTKGKGKEKVEANESDDAGGGWPCKKNESERWFCGRPASQPNSYCSHHSDQKPRAISKPPQRKRIVANRGLDLGFCYYGGFGPSSSTKRHHGSSSVQEPVEQKEHTTLDHIDLNASLAGADDIEHQGASASECFDEPRHDDCTDVIIDGWYVEISDDDAPDYNSETVKVSKTPSKKMGKKPVKARSLKSLM; encoded by the exons ATGCGGATCCGCAGGGCCGCCTCCCTCCTGCTcggcgtcgccccctccgcctcctcctcctcccagccgCCCCGACGCAATCTGCCCCCGCTCCCGCCAGCCGACGCCGGCGGCCCGCCGCCCTGCGTGACGAACATGGCGGTAGCGGACCTGATGGACCAACTCGGCGTCCAAGATCCCGTG GATGACAAGCACTTCAAGGAGACTTACTTCTGGGATGGCCGTCCTAGCCTTCGCAGACACCACCCGTGGGGATCTAGGTGCCATTTCCCAGCCACCACCCGTGCCAACTCCATTGAGGAAAATGAGGAGATGGCCGTTGACATGCTCGATAGCGTCATCTTGGAACCATGTATCGTGGAGAAGAACTGTGAGAAAAGCAAGAGCACCACAACGAAGGGCGAGGAAGAGAAGAACAAGACCAAGTTGAAGAcaaaggggaaggggaaggagaaggtgGAGGCAAATGAGAGTGACGATGCCGGTGGAGGATGGCCGTGCAAGAAGAACGAGAGCGAAAGGTGGTTCTGCGGGAGGCCTGCGAGCCAGCCCAACTCGTACTGCTCGCACCACTCCGATCAAAAGCCTCGTGCCATCTCGAAGCCACCTCAGAGGAAGAGGATCGTCGCCAACCGGGGCTTGGACTTAGGGTTCTGCTACTACGGCGGGTTTGGCCCATCAAGCAGCACCAAGAGGCACCATGGATCAAGCAGCGTGCAAGAACCTGTTGAACAGAAAGAGCATACAACTCTAGATCACATTGATTTAAATGCAAGTCTAGCTGGAGCTGATGATATAGAACATCAAGGCGCGTCGGCGTCAGAATGCTTCGATGAGCCTAGGCACGACGACTGCACCGACGTCATTATCGATGGTTGGTATGTGGAAATCAGCGATGATGACGCACCTGACTACAACAGTGAAACCGTTAAGGTGAGCAAGACCCCGTCAAAGAAGATGGGGAAGAAGCCCGTGAAAGCCCGGTCGCTCAAGTCACTAATGTGA
- the LOC123087795 gene encoding uncharacterized protein, with the protein MRIRRSASRLLGSAVSGSCTEPPRIEPPPPPPPAPAPAHESGAGFVGPKTSSGGEPCCELSRSPWDLMAQLDLSDPQVEKLFVETCFMSVSWRGSWLFPSSITMPTGSIKEEEDLTVDMVDGVILKLHKAVEKMERKPKPNKGFKVQKGVWRCRKNDGKRWCCQRPASEPNSYCPYHLDQKPPVSDKPRRKRPDIDLGEGFYYYAGFGPGTKKRRTSCSDSVPEPILPAESLKEEAPSEMQLNFSACQVQVNESDHQSVLPPSAHVVDEPGTARMVGCDKESSDDGMQELPLPAKQPKEEAPSEMQLNFSAGQEQADDSNHQEAAASVRVVNKPTGNDGTTGIAGWDEESSDEEALGCNGKQPCGTKRKGPFKKRWRKPVKARSLKSLMMS; encoded by the exons ATGCGGATCCGCAGGTCCGCCTCCCGCCTGCTTGgctccgccgtctcgggctcctGCACGGAGCCGCCCCGAATcgagccgcccccgcccccgccgccagccccagccccagcccaCGAATCCGGCGCCGGGTTCGTGGGGCCGAAGACTTCCTCCGGCGGGGAGCCCTGCTGCGAGCTCAGCCGGTCGCCATGGGACCTCATGGCGCAGCTCGACCTCTCGGATCCCCAG GTGGAGAAGCTCTTCGTGGAGACTTGCTTCATGAGTGTTTCCTGGCGAGGTAGCTGGCTCTTCCCATCAAGCATTACCATGCCTACTGGCTCCATCAAGGAGGAGGAAGACTTGACCGTAGATATGGTTGACGGGGTCATCTTGAAACTGCACAAAGCTGTGGAAAAGATGGAGAGGAAGCCGAAGCCAAATAAGGGGTTCAAAGTGCAGAAAGGAGTGTGGAGGTGCCGGAAGAATGACGGCAAGAGGTGGTGCTGCCAGCGGCCCGCGAGTGAGCCCAACTCCTACTGCCCGTACCACTTGGACCAGAAGCCCCCCGTCAGCGACAAGCCACGTAGAAAGAGGCCCGACATCGACCTGGGCGAGGGGTTCTACTACTATGCGGGGTTCGGCCCCGGCACCAAGAAGCGCCGCACGTCATGCAGCGACAGCGTGCCAGAACCTATTCTGCCTGCTGAATCTCTGAAAGAGGAGGCACCATCTGAAATGCAACTTAATTTTAGTGCTTGTCAGGTACAAGTGAATGAATCAGACCATCAATCAGTGCTCCCGCCATCAGCACACGTCGTCGACGAGCCTGGCACCGCTAGGATGGTGGGCTGTGACAAGGAGAGCAGTGATGATGGCATGCAGGAACTTCCACTGCCTGCTAAACAACCAAAAGAGGAGGCACCGTCCGAAATGCAACTTAATTTTAGTGCAGGTCAGGAACAAGCTGATGACTCAAACCATCAAGAAGCAGCGGCATCAGTACGTGTAGTCAACAAGCCTACGGGCAACGACGGCACCACTGGGATCGCAGGCTGGGACGAGGAGAGCAGCGATGAGGAAGCGCTTGGCTGCAATGGCAAACAACCCTGCGGCACCAAGAGGAAGGGCCCGTTCAAGAAGAGGTGGAGGAAGCCTGTGAAAGCCCGGTCGCTCAAGTCACTGATGATGTCGTAG